The Leishmania braziliensis MHOM/BR/75/M2904 complete genome, chromosome 9 genome includes a window with the following:
- a CDS encoding putative leucine-rich repeat protein, translated as MASTNGGFYRGSSPLLSLADASLAKASAPSAQGFARTLAPPPRMLPPVDAAAAVAAALPSGIPLDRYQAKLEECAELHRQVEKLTHTNEAVEQRLASCQAEAVQLRQAVHRLESVLQLQNEELLLLRDDKRQRGSGGGSREGALAQMRMILPAAGAAAPSLARAYGRVGQGTSHSMVTATAADQAVILEYISASCYLGCPTHPQLIQCFFAATSGEALVATEPPLTYAQVSVLHRLLERQPSGSGAVAASTAFKLSAFRAWASVHLRTFSVRFENECAGMSTLSDALLHSLPSLAHLEVWCVGNDAVLTKLTNALMGATQVRALSLPELAVGDEGLQALWCLLRTRDLMHAPYIIAEPTDTSGTDSLALNLCTLDLSACDVKDTLTLTQLYCPSAEVLLLPPTDRLTDSLLVEVLQRCPRLHTLDLSGCVRLTDACVDFLNSTAPQVRVLALEHCPHVHRLRLDHVEVLFSSLAHVHVLTSRSLRVLPLPVQQRAILLSLVAPRLSQVSLHGMLLDKEALRRFNGRTEEVGGCEESLRLASVTFSECTFASDDVFTRFLVSQTTVQKLCLYHCKGLSSACWMVSARSGLPTFMSLHTLELVNLRTLTDAALCKLIQACPALQQLNLHGAGWSHLTDISIRQLDQLAELRVLNLLALNPDLVTAPVVTAVARRLPQLQRLYHETAITSVRHSELMGSGDKDASHRVGGVDITSASVPASVMVERSDAEVRWRAALRDYPLRLLRLQHHSALAMWTDLARVISPRTSRVSVAEAASEAVLTTTAANIEPDGSAIEVAEAAAAEPSKLFPEMVTRTMAAAIAASAASKTTLPPLTASAPPQQVPNWSSRTVDSLHHEAAPPLSVRSFEEVVPAHVDAGEFSQASPTQQQQLDSPSSCSSSGSSVCTQNSMQEDSHEEAGRSVKRSLLQCANAAASACVQSHQRRSVRTSPSTSGTSRPSVAAAVAAAAAAVAPHADSLEDVAEVSMGPWEE; from the coding sequence ATGGCGTCCACCAATGGTGGCTTCTACCGAGGTAGTAGTCCGCTCTTGAGCTTAGCAGATGCATCACTCGCAAAGGCCTCGGCGCCGTCTGCGCAAGGTTTTGCACGCACcttggcgccaccgccaaggATGTTACCACCTgttgacgctgctgcggctgtcgcCGCAGCTCTTCCGTCCGGCATACCACTGGATCGATACCAAGCAAAGCTAGAGGAGTGCGCTGAGCTGCACCGTCAGGTAGAGAAgctgacacacacaaacgaggCAGTAGAGCAGCGTCTCGCGAGTTGCCAAGCAGAGGcagtgcagctgcgtcaAGCCGTGCACCGACTAGAatctgtgctgcagctccaaAACGAGGAACTTCTACTGCTGCGTGATGACAAACGCCAAcgtggtagtggtggtggcagcagagagggagcacTGGCCCAGATGCGAATGATCCTGCCAGCAGCTGGGGCCGCTGCACCATCGCTCGCCAGGGCCTACGGCAGAGTAGGCCAGGGGACTTCCCACTCTATGGTgaccgccacagcagctgaCCAAGCAGTCATACTCGAGTACATTAGTGCCTCCTGCTACCTAGGCTGCCCGACCCACCCGCAGCTTATCCAGTGCTTTTTTGCTGCCACCTCTGGAGAGGCTTTGGTCGCAACGGAGCCGCCGCTTACGTACGCGCAGGTCTCGGTGCTGCATCGTCTGCTTGAGCGACAGCCCAGTGGCAGTGGGGCTGTCGCCGCTTCCACAGCCTTTAAGCTCTCTGCATTCCGCGCATGGGCGTCTGTGCATCTCCGCACCTTTTCTGTTCGATTCGAGAACGAGTGCGCCGGTATGTCGACTCTCTcagacgcgctgctgcattccctcccctccctcgctcatCTCGAGGTGTGGTGCGTAGGGAACGACGCTGTACTCACGAAGCTCACGAATGCGCTCATGGGTGCCACGCAGGTGcgcgcgctgtcgctgccggaGCTGGCAGTCGGTGACGAGGGCCTGCAAGCACTGTGGTGTCTACTTCGAACGCGTGACTTGATGCATGCACCGTACATCATCGCGGAGCCGACAGACACATCTGGCACCGACTCTCTCGCACTGAACCTGTGCACCCTCGACCTCAGTGCCTGCGACGTGAAGGACACACTCACTCTGACCCAGCTCTACTGTCCCTCtgccgaggtgctgctgctgccaccaaCAGACCGCCTGACGGACAGCCTCCTCGtagaggtgctgcagcgctgtccTCGGCTGCACACACTTGATCTCTCGGGCTGTGTGCGACTGACCGACGCGTGTGTCGACTTCCTCAACTCCACCGCCCCGCAGGTGCGAGTCCTTGCGCTGGAGCACTGCCCGCACGTTCACCGCCTCCGGCTAGATCACGTGGAGGTATTGTTTTCTTCActcgcgcacgtgcacgtgcTCACGAGTCGAAgcctgcgtgtgctgccactgccggtgcagcagcgcgccattctcctctctctcgtggcGCCTCGCCTGTCGCAGGTCTCCTTGCACGGGATGCTTCTCGAtaaagaggcgctgcggcggttCAACGGCCGCACTGAGGAGGTGGGCGGCTGCGAAGAAAGCCTTCGACTCGCCTCCGTCACCTTCTCTGAGTGCACGTTTGCCAGCGACGACGTGTTCACACGGTTCCTCGTCTCGCAGACGACTGTACAGAAGTTGTGCCTCTACCACTGCAAAGGGCTGAGCAGCGCCTGTTGGATGGTGTCGGCAAGGAGCGGCTTGCCCACCTTCATGAGTCTTCACACGCTCGAGTTGGTCAACCTGCGGACTCTCACCGACGCAGCCCTCTGCAAGCTCATCCAGGCATGTCctgccctgcagcagctcaacCTTCACGGCGCGGGCTGGTCGCACCTGACGGACATCAGCATCCGCCAGCTAGACCAGCTAGCGGAGCTACGCGTGCTGAACCTGCTTGCCCTGAACCCGGACCTCGTGACAGCTCCTGTAGTTACTGCAGTTGCGCGACGCCTGCCGCAGTTGCAGCGACTGTACCACGAAACAGCCATCACCTCAGTGAGGCACAGCGAGTTGATGGGGAGCGGCGACAAGGACGCATCGCACCGCGTTGGCGGCGTGGATATCACCTCCGCATCGGTGCCAGCGTCGGTGATGGTCGAGAGGAGTGATGCAGAGGTGCGCTGgcgagcggcgctgcgcgactaCCCTCTTCGCCTGCTGCGGTtgcagcaccacagcgcGCTGGCCATGTGGACCGATCTGGCGCGCGTCATTTCCCCACGCACCAGCCGTGTGAGTGTCGCTGAAGCCGCAAGTGAAGCTGTGCTcacgacgacagcagcgaacATTGAGCCTGACGGAAGTGCTATTGAGGTagcagaagcggcggcggcagagccGTCGAAACTGTTTCCAGAAATGGTCACCCGCACCAtggccgctgccatcgctgcctcgGCGGCGAGTAAAacaacgctgccgccgctgaccgcctctgcaccacctcagcaAGTGCCAAACTGGTCGAGCCGTACCGTTGATTCACTGCACCAcgaagcagcgccaccgctaTCAGTGCGGTCCTTCGAGGAAGTGGTGCCCGCGCACGTTGATGCAGGCGAGTTTAGCCAAGCGtcgccgacgcagcagcagcagctcgactCGCCATCGTCGTGCTCCTCCTCAGGCTCCTCAGTATGTACCCAGAACTCGATGCAAGAGGACAGTCACGAAGAAGCAGGTCGCAGCGTCAAGCGGTCACTGTTGCAAtgcgccaacgccgccgcaTCCGCATGCGTCCAgtcgcaccagcgccgctccGTGCGCACGTCACCAAGCACCAGCGGTACCAGCCGTCCCTCCGTGGCTGCCGCAgttgccgccgcggcagcagcagtagcaccACATGCAGACTCCTTGGAGGATGTTGCAGAAGTGTCGATGGGGCCATGGGAAGAGTAG